From the genome of Nicotiana sylvestris chromosome 2, ASM39365v2, whole genome shotgun sequence, one region includes:
- the LOC104226994 gene encoding RING-H2 finger protein ATL56-like, protein MGLVISVILLLVFVGVLVLIHVCVVLRAFRRRIDNVNMMERGVSMSQEDIDKLPCFNFQAKEKGVYSPVDCAICLDSLKLGDKCRILPQCNHYFHAECIDLWLLKSSFCPICRASADMLKGCSISAGESSGYSESGQTREHNVHMTDTRTELRESQEVDNFN, encoded by the coding sequence ATGGGACTGGTGATATCAGTGATATTGCTACTCGTTTTTGTTGGAGTTCTTGTCTTGATTCATGTCTGTGTAGTATTGAGGGCTTTTAGAAGAAGAATTGACAACGTTAATATGATGGAGAGAGGTGTCAGCATGTCTCAAGAGGATATAGACAAGCTTCCTTGCTTTAATTTTCAAGCCAAAGAGAAGGGAGTCTATAGTCCAGTGGACTGTGCAATTTGTTTGGATAGTCTCAAGTTGGGTGATAAGTGCAGAATTTTGCCTCAATGCAACCACTATTTTCATGCTGAATGCATAGATTTGTGGCTTTTGAAATCGTCCTTTTGTCCAATATGTAGGGCTAGCGCTGATATGCTGAAGGGTTGTTCTATATCTGCAGGAGAAAGCAGCGGATATAGCGAAAGTGGTCAAACGAGAGAACACAATGTCCACATGACTGATACAAGAACTGAGTTGAGAGAAAGCCAAGAAGTTGATAATTTTAATTAG
- the LOC104226995 gene encoding uncharacterized protein — MSEEAATDLSALPEAGKNNENSSNGNVPATVLESVDKSYKEKEREKPVLLVEPALNGDNKVNTGVEIGNSEVEYIESENLNDVEDVDTSLKTLLTGLDSKDWVLVCEALNDVRRLSIFHKEAMVDMLGNVISLIVKSLKNPRSAVCKTAIMASADIFKAYCDSIVDLMDPLLVQLLLKSSQDKRFVCEAAEKALIAMTTWVSPSLLLPKLQPNLKHRNPRIRAKASMCFSRSVPRLGVEGIRAYGIENLIQIAASQLSDQLPESREAARTLLLELQTIYEKALNVTPIEVSEEAETISWEHFCQSKLSPLSAQAVLRVTNLTREGIVLGS; from the exons ATGTCTGAGGAAGCTGCTACAGATCTCAGTGCACTACCTGAAGCTGGGAAGAACAATGAAAATTCCAGTAATGGGAATGTTCCAGCGACAGTGCTTGAGAGTGTTGATAAAAGttacaaagaaaaggaaagagaaaagccTGTCTTACTTGTTGAGCCTGCCCTTAATGGAGACAATAAGGTGAATACTGGGGTAGAGATTGGAAATTCAGAAGTAGAATACATAGAATCTGAGAATTTGAATGATGTAGAAGATGTCGACACGAGTCTGAAG ACTCTGTTGACTGGACTAGACTCCAAGGACTGGGTTTTAGTGTGTGAGGCACTCAATGATGTTCGGCGTCTGTCCATATTTCACAAAGAAGCAATGGTTGATATGTT GGGAAATGTGATCTCTCTTATTgtgaaatctttgaaaaatccAAGAAGTGCTGTTTGTAAAACTGCTATTATGGCATCAGCTGACATTTTCAAAGCATACTGTGACAGCATAGTTGACTTGATGGATCCACTG CTTGTACAACTTCTTCTGAAATCTTCACAAGACAAGCGATTTGTATGCGAGGCAGCTGAGAAAGCTCTAATAGCTATGACGACATGGGTTTCTCCATCACTATTGTTGCCGAAGCTGCAACCTAATCTGAAACACAGAAATCCTCGAATTAGAGCAAAAGCTTCAATGTGCTTTTCTCGAAGTGTACCCCGTCTG GGAGTAGAGGGAATCAGAGCATATGGAATTGAAAACTTGATCCAAATAGCTGCATCGCAGCTCAGTGACCAGCTTCCTGAGTCAAGGGAGGCTGCTCGTACACTGTTGTTAGAACTGCAAACTATCTATGAAAAAGCACTCAATGTTACCCCAATAGAAGTGAGTGAAGAGGCGGAAACAATTTCCTGGGAGCATTTCTGTCAATCAAAGCTTTCGCCTTTGAGTGCTCAAGCAGTTCTGCGTGTAACCAATCTCACTAGGGAGGGTATTGTTTTAGGTTCATAG